One window of Paralichthys olivaceus isolate ysfri-2021 chromosome 20, ASM2471397v2, whole genome shotgun sequence genomic DNA carries:
- the lrrc3b gene encoding leucine-rich repeat-containing protein 3B produces the protein MTLLDLWLSRSIPMCLLLQSLVLMALCFPSASMCPKGCICQRDPHLHGLNVTCSQSRLKEIPPSLPVDTVLLRLDHNQIGAVPDQTFHGLRLLRELNLSYNAVETLGEAAFSGIEATLQVLDLSHNRITSVHKDAFARLKARVIVDDNPWHCDCALQQAISGMAHNHEAAARVLCRSSELLDHEGRPFMAVDTDLCNLAKRTTDYAMLVTMFGWFAMVISYVVYYVRQNQEDARRHLEYLKSLPSKPKKPDEADDISTVV, from the coding sequence ATGACTTTGCTGGACTTGTGGCTGTCGCGCTCCATCCCCATGTGCCTGCTCCTTCAGAGCCTTGTCCTCATGGCCCTGTGCTTCCCCTCGGCCAGCATGTGCCCAAAGGGCTGCATCTGCCAACGCGACCCCCACCTCCATGGCCTCAACGTTACCTGCAGTCAGTCCCGCCTCAAAGAGATCCCCCCCAGCCTCCCGGTTGATACAGTCCTGCTAAGGCTGGACCACAACCAAATAGGAGCTGTGCCTGATCAAACCTTCCATGGACTTAGGCTTTTGAGGGAGCTCAATCTGTCATACAACGCAGTGGAGACTTTAGGCGAAGCAGCCTTCAGTGGCATAGAGGCGACCTTACAGGTGCTGGACCTCTCCCACAACCGTATAACTAGCGTACACAAGGATGCCTTTGCCCGGCTCAAGGCCCGCGTCATTGTGGACGATAACCCCTGGCATTGTGACTGCGCCCTCCAGCAGGCCATCAGTGGAATGGCCCACAACCACGAGGCTGCAGCTAGGGTTCTCTGCAGGAGCTCAGAGCTTCTTGACCATGAGGGAAGACCTTTCATGGCAGTGGATACTGACCTCTGTAACCTGGCCAAAAGGACCACAGACTATGCTATGCTGGTGACCATGTTTGGTTGGTTTGCCATGGTCATTTCATATGTGGTGTATTATGTTCGACAGAACCAGGAGGACGCCCGGCGCCACCTGGAGTACCTCAAGTCTCTTCCTAGCAAACCCAAGAAACCTGACGAGGCTGACGACATTAGCACTGTTGTTTGA